AGGAATACTGACCGCATTAACCGCCATAGGGGTGGCCCAGGCACTCAAAATTGTAACGTACAAAAGATTGACAGGTAAGTGGGATGTGAAACAGGTGGCGACTACCGGTGGCATGCCAAGTTCCCATTCGGCTGGAGTTGCTGCGCTAACCACCTACATAGCAGCTAATAAAGGATCCCGCCACCCTGAAACAGCGCTGGCGACCGTTTTTGGTGTCATTGTCATGTACGACGCGCAGGGCATTCGCCGTCATACAGGAGAGATCGCTAAACTGGTCAATGACTTAGAGGATAATTTCGCTGAAATTGCCCTCGACTTTCCAAGCTTTGAGTTTGTGGAGCGCGAGAAGGAATTGAAAGAACTATTAGGCCACCAGCCGGTTGAAGTGCTCGGCGGGGCTATTTTTGGTTCTGTGCTTGGTTTTATATCAGCCAAGTTTGAAAATAGAGAGAAGAAAGTAAGTGAATCTTAAATTCGAATACGTACATGAGGAAGACCAAAATAGCAGACCCGAAGCAAGGGCTGCTATTTTTAGCTTTATAGTGAATTCATTCGAACGGTCCTGCTCATAGGAAGAGGTTGGCGTATTCTGGATTAGAACCAATGATATCTCCTCATGAAAGGGGCGAGGTTTTTAATGAAGCGGTATTTTGAAAAAGGAGAGTCGGCGATTTGGAGTCCGATACGGTAGGCTTCTTCATCAATTCGTTCTTGCTGATTCTGGAATTCAGTTTCATTTGAGACGTCCAGAAGCAGCTCAACATTATACCAAACGTTTGTACGGCAGTTAGCCATAAAGAAAGAAGATAGTGTTTCATCGTTGCGCCCCATAAGAACATCTACCCAACGTAGCAAGCGGGCATAGTGTTTGGCTAATTCGTCTTGCACGATGTCCACCAGATCCCCTAATACATCGTTTATACGTTCATGATCCCGCCGCCGGTGCAGCATAAGACGAGCATTAGGCCAAGTATGATCTTCAATAAGGATTTTATGTAAGACCATGGGGAGATCGCGATTAATGTGGGCGTTAATGCCGAGGAGTGCATCTTGCAGCACGAAGCTCTGTTTTTCTTCAGCTATTTGAAAAGCAAGCTTCCATGCGGGTGCACAAGAAATATCTGCTTCATAGGCGTTGACGGCGCTAAAATAATAGTGGGCAAAACGTACAAGAACGCGTTCCATCCAAATAGAATCTTCAAAGAAACCAGATTCAAGACGCAGCTGCATTTCCCGTGTCATTAATAGATAAACATGCTGGAATACAGCCCGGTAGTCACCGGTACGTTGAAGAGCGTGGAGGTGTTCTGTCATTAATTCAATGACTTCTTCCAATGTTTCTACCTGTTTTTCGGGCGTGCTTATAGATTTCATTCCATCAGCTCCCTCGAAGGTTAATAGGTATTGATGAAAAAGTATGAGTTAGACAACGAAGTAGGAAATGATTAAATTGTCGTGATAAATGATTGGGATAAGAATTGTGGAGTATTTCAGCCGAAGTAAAGTTATGTTTCAATTTGTAATCATGTTTAGTATAACACCTAAATTTAATAGCTTTAATGGAAATTCTTTAACTTCAAAAAGTTTGGGTGAGGAGTGAATTATAATAGGAGGCGATGCTTGTGGTAAGAAAAGTCATCCTGAGCCGAAAAGGTTTTGACAGCAGTACGGGCGGTAAGCCTAGTCCGATTTACGCAGATAGCCTGCTGCCTTTTCATATTCCAAGAGCAGATACAGGGATATTTTATAAAGACCTCAGCGCGGTAGGCAGCGAAAGCTATCTGGACATCATGAAAGATTTAGGAATTAATCAGTTTTCTGAAACCCATCTGGACCCTGATTTGGAGTCCACTATGATGAAGAACCGCCCGGAAGAATGGCGGGGCTTGTTTGGTCAAAGTGGTATATCCCAGGGCACCTTGCATAACCGGGATGTCGGCCTGGGAGATCTATTTCTTTTTTTCGGCTGGTTTAAACAAGTGGAAAAAGTAAATGGGAAGTATCGTTATGTTCCGGACGCACCGGATCTTCATGTGATTTTTGGCTACCTTGAAGTGGACGAGGTATGGGACGTGTATAAAGGTGAGGCACCATCTTGGGCTGAATATCATCCTCACATCCAGGAAAAAGAGGATAATAAAAGTAAACGTAATAGTCTCTACGCGGCTACTCCTGACTTTTCTAAGAACCCGGGTCAAAGAGGCTGGGGTACATTCGGTTATGAGAAAAGGTTAGTACTGACAGAAGAAGGGGCGAAAAATCGCACCCAGTGGAAACTGCCTACCTGTTTCAAAGATGAACAGCCGCAGTTCACCCATAATATTAAAGTATGGAATGAAGGACCTGACGGGATTGATATGCAGACTTCTGGCAGAGGCGATCAGGAGATGTATGTGAGTAGTAATCGTAATGTAGTGGAATGGGCGGAGCGTTTAATTGCAGAAGGAAAAGTGTTTTCTTAATGGTAAAGGACCTGGATCACAGTGAACTTTAGTGGTTCAGGTCTTTTTATGTAATAAAATCCTTGTGGAGCTAGAGGATATTTTAAGAGAATATGGTTTTTATTGTATAATAGGACTAATAAATCGAAAGAATCGATCAGCTGGTTCAGTCGATGTTGAATGAGGAAAAGCTTCAAGAAGAAATGGTCAAGCAAGGGTAGATTGAGGAGAAAAGTTTCTGACGCTCTGGATAATTAAGGAGGAGGTCAGAAACTTTTTTGTTTTCTATTTCACTATAAAGGGGAGACCTTCATTGGAAATCAATCGACAAATTAAACTCTTTGAGAAACAGGCCGGAAAATATGCCAAACGTGCAAGAAAACAAACCATCGATCATAAATGGCGGAGAAGGTTGCTGCACTCAGCCGAAGGGAACATCCTGGAAATATCGGTAGGGGCAGGAACAAATTTTCAATACTACCCTGAAGATGCTGAGATAACGGCAGTGGATTTCAGCCCGACCATGATTGAACAGGCCAGAGGAGTAGCGGCTGAACAGAATCTGAAGGTGGATTTTATAGTTGAGAATGTTGAGGAGCTCGACTTGCCTGCCCGTTCTTTTGATACGGTCGTATCCACCTTGTCGATGTGCTCCTATCCCAATCCGGAAAAGGTACTCGAGAAGCTCGGAACGTTATGTAAGGAAGACGGACAAATCCTTCTGCTGGAACACGGCGTGAGTACAAACCGACTGGTTTCCAGTCTTCAACACATGATGGATCCATTGGTGAAAAATCGGATTGGGTGCCATGTGAACAGGGATATGTTGAAGCTGTTTGACGAATCAACATTAGAAATAAAGCGGGTGGAAAGCTCACTTCTTAATTCCATTCATCTCGTGTGGGCGAGACCATTGTATTCCTAAGTATAAAAAAAGCGACATGTGTTTTAGCTGAAAAGAGGAATTCATTTGTAAAAGATTCGATTTCCGGTTCATTATCTTTGCAATGTGCTCTCTTATTCGTTAGGATTCATTTCGAGATGCGAAATAAAAAGGGGGCATTAGATTGGAGAAGCAACATGAATCGTCTGTACCTAATCCGACGAGACTATTAGTCTCATTATGTGCAGTTCTTATGCTTTCCGTGATGAACGGAACGATGTTTAATATTGCTGTGCCGGATATAGCGAAGACGTATCAGCTGATGCCTTCAGAAGTAAGCTGGGTCATGACCGGCTATATTATGGTATACGCGGTGGGGGCGCTAACGTATGGAAAACTCGCGGACTTTTATCCCTTCCGTACCTTAATAACGGTTGGTCTGACAATTTTTGCAGTGGGATCGTTATTTGGTTTCTTTGCTCAGAATTATGGGATGGTCCTTGTGGCCCGCGTCATTCAAGCCGTAGGCGGAGCGATGATTCCCGCGCTAGTATTTTTAGCACCCATTCGTTACTTTCCTAAAACGAGAGGGAAAGTACTGGGCATTGTATCCTCTGTTATGGCATTTGCCTCAGGCATAGGGCCGATTGCAGGCGGGTTTATAGCCGGATTCCTGGATTGGCGCTACTTATTTTTGACGTCTGCGTTAATTATTGTCACACTGCCTTTTCTTAGAAGAAATCTGCCACAGGAAGAGACTAATAAAGG
The Halobacillus halophilus DSM 2266 DNA segment above includes these coding regions:
- a CDS encoding divergent PAP2 family protein: MQKMNRGILTALTAIGVAQALKIVTYKRLTGKWDVKQVATTGGMPSSHSAGVAALTTYIAANKGSRHPETALATVFGVIVMYDAQGIRRHTGEIAKLVNDLEDNFAEIALDFPSFEFVEREKELKELLGHQPVEVLGGAIFGSVLGFISAKFENREKKVSES
- a CDS encoding DUF5995 family protein — protein: MKSISTPEKQVETLEEVIELMTEHLHALQRTGDYRAVFQHVYLLMTREMQLRLESGFFEDSIWMERVLVRFAHYYFSAVNAYEADISCAPAWKLAFQIAEEKQSFVLQDALLGINAHINRDLPMVLHKILIEDHTWPNARLMLHRRRDHERINDVLGDLVDIVQDELAKHYARLLRWVDVLMGRNDETLSSFFMANCRTNVWYNVELLLDVSNETEFQNQQERIDEEAYRIGLQIADSPFSKYRFIKNLAPFMRRYHWF
- a CDS encoding Nmad3 family putative nucleotide modification protein, with product MVRKVILSRKGFDSSTGGKPSPIYADSLLPFHIPRADTGIFYKDLSAVGSESYLDIMKDLGINQFSETHLDPDLESTMMKNRPEEWRGLFGQSGISQGTLHNRDVGLGDLFLFFGWFKQVEKVNGKYRYVPDAPDLHVIFGYLEVDEVWDVYKGEAPSWAEYHPHIQEKEDNKSKRNSLYAATPDFSKNPGQRGWGTFGYEKRLVLTEEGAKNRTQWKLPTCFKDEQPQFTHNIKVWNEGPDGIDMQTSGRGDQEMYVSSNRNVVEWAERLIAEGKVFS
- a CDS encoding class I SAM-dependent methyltransferase; amino-acid sequence: MEINRQIKLFEKQAGKYAKRARKQTIDHKWRRRLLHSAEGNILEISVGAGTNFQYYPEDAEITAVDFSPTMIEQARGVAAEQNLKVDFIVENVEELDLPARSFDTVVSTLSMCSYPNPEKVLEKLGTLCKEDGQILLLEHGVSTNRLVSSLQHMMDPLVKNRIGCHVNRDMLKLFDESTLEIKRVESSLLNSIHLVWARPLYS